The genomic interval caaggtttttctattattagaCATTAGTGATctagtgtttgaccccagatgacccaaatacaatgccaacccagttttcatcaagacaaacattctgaccaaatttcatgaagattggatgaaaactgtgacctctattgtctacacaaggtttttctattatttgaccttaagacctagttttttacctagtgacctagtttttgaccccagatgacccaaatacattcccaacccagattttatcaagataaacattctaaccaaatttcataaagattggatgaaaactgagacctctactgtctacacaaacaaattgttgacgttttttctattatttgacctagtgacctagttttttacctcagaagatccaaatacaatccaaacccagatttcatcaagataaacattctgaccaaatttcataaagattggatgaaaactgcgacctctattgtctacacaaggtttttctattatttgacctagtttttgacctagtgacctagtttttgacctcagatgacccaaatacaatcccaacccagatttcatcaagataaatattccgaccaactttcataaagattggatgaaaactgcgaccactattgtctacacaaggtttttctattagttgacctagttttttacctagtgacctagtttttgaccccagatgacccaaatacaatcccaacccagattttatcaagattaacattttgaccaaatttcattaagattggatgaaaactgcaacctctattgtctacacaaggtttttctattatttgacctaattttttaccaagtgacctcgtgtttgacctcagatgacccaaatacaatcccaatccagatttcatcaagataaacattctgaccaaatttgataagGATTGGAtcaaaactgcgacctctattgtctacacaaggtttttttcaattatttgacccagtttttgacctagtgacctagtttttgaccctagatgacccaaatacaatcccaacccagatttcatcaagataaacattctgaccaaatttcataaagatttgataaaaacCGTGACCCCACTGTCGACACAAGTAAATTGTTGATGtgcctccgtagctcagtggataaggcgcttgcgttaaaatccagaggtccctggttcgatcccgggtcggggcacatacatgccagtcttgtttcagcggaatgctgactgacaaataaaggcttagctcggcattaagacgtgtttgttttgtttgtttgtttgtttatgtgactgctaaaaaaagaaatcaaacaagaaacgcctgtcagagagaaaatattaataaagtttattGATATAAACCCAATGAGCTAGGCATGTaggcacacgcacacacacacgcacgcacgcacgcatatacggacgccggacataaCACGGTCAAATAAGCTCAatatgtcacttcgtgacaggtgagctaaaaactcagAAAAGGGAATGCCAGCCAAACGATCAATGCGACTACTATATGCCCCCTacaggggggcataaaaagggcccAATACTGAAGTTGTACTTGTGACCCAAAATATAAAGATGCGTTAGTTCAAATGGTGGTTAATATGAATATAACGTTTTTAAGTTTCAGCTCTCTAGCAGCAATGATTTTTGAGTTACGGGCCAGATGAAGTCATATCTCTGGATCTCTCAAATATATCCAAACCAAATTATGGAGGGGCACAAGTGCACATGCTTGGTAAGTAAAGGGCGAATCTATGTACCTCCATCACTCCCATCATACAGTGCGTGCAAAACAAACAGACAAAGGCAATTATTCCGTAAATACTGGTCAGAATTAGAGATTATTCTTAATCATCGTTTTTACATTAAGGTTAATTCTGAAGTAAAGTTTGAGCAAATTCTGCAAAGCAgctaacaacaacaaaaacacaaaatgtgcatgctttatatgCCTTAGCCAGAAGACAGaccaagggccataattctgtcagaACTTGTTGCAGCCAATATTCCTTAATTTATAATCATCAAACATGAAGGTAATCAAACTGTAaaagtttgagcaagatccaCCAAGTAATTAAAAGATGGATTGAAAACAAAAGCTTCAGAACAGACAAACCTATGCTGGACAAGTGCCTATGCTTAATACCTCCCATTCCATGTTTGCAATTAGAGGAAAATTAAATATCTGTAAGTTATAGTTATAAATACCTTAACTTTCTTCACTCGGACACCCTCTGCGTCCAATTTTATCTTAGCTGATTTCAGATCAATACAGTCAGTCCTTGTCACCGCATTGTCTgaaaacatatcaattaaatttTAACAACCGAAAGTTTTTGGACATCCTCTTTTTTGAGTGCCGGATTTTTGGTAGAGGTATCAAAGGTATTGATTATTCCTAATTTTCACACCTATAGAGGTCAACatactgtgaaataaaatattagtCGGAcactattttttgtaaatttgtgtGGGTCCTCTCAAGCCTGAAATCAAATGTCCGTCCAATATTCAAGTGAAATCTTTTAtcagacattaaaaaaaaatccatgaatATAAGAGGACAGGAAAAAACCATACTGAGTAATATGTGAATCCAGGAAATATCATGTCaacgaaattaaataaatctaCATTACCTCTTGCTGAAGGCATCCTTGGTTGAACAATGCCTCTGGATGAACCTTGACATCGAACCCTCTTTGGCGACGGATAAGTTGGCTGATATATCTCgctttttcttttgtttctttcAATGAATATCTCTACAAAGATACCAGAAGATTCAACAGATTCTGCTGCTAGATTTGAATTTACCTCGGGTGTCACTGCAAATTCTTCCATGTTAAAACTTACAGACAAAGGCATTCCATTGCTCTGACTTTCAGTAATGTTTTGTGATAAATTTGACTTTGAATTGAGAGAACTAGTTGTATCATCGATTACACGTCTTTCTATTGTATGAATATGATTCTCGGAGGGCAGGGCATACCAGCTTTGCAATAAAAGTCGGTCATCAGCTTCCTTTGAAACATCTGTTTTTACATTGGAAGTGCAAGCGCTTTCATTTGCATGCAGAGATGAATTGATTGGTATCGGCAAATGCTGATCAGCAGAATACACAGTCATCATATTCGGAAGTAAAGAACAACTTCGTGAACCACTGGAATGTGCAGTCTGAACATTCAGTATGTCGGGTGTTGCTGAATGATAAGTCCATATTCTTTTCCCACATAAAGAATTGTGATCATTTGCTGttctaaatgtattttcattgacTGTATCTGTATTTATATCCTGTTTAGCTTTACCACATACAGATTTGAAGCTATTTGTTGTTATATAAATTCGGTCCGTATTAGGATTTAGAGATTGTTTTTTCTTCCCACATACAGAATGGAGCTCATCATGTGCAGTGTTTGCATTTGAATTGATAGTAGTTTTTGTGTTGACACACACATAATTGACGCAAGCTTGTCTGGTCACATCTTGATGCATAACTTCACATTCTGTCTGTTCTGATTTAACACATTCGGTGGTGAAGCCAGCTTGTTTGGTGTAATCTTGATCCAGCCGTAAACATCCTGtttgttcatgtattaaattGAAGCCATCTTGTTTGTTGCAATCTGAATGTATCTCGTCCCCTTGAACCTGTTCTAATTTGGCAGACGCAGAATAAAAACCAGCAGCCGTATTATACCATTCATCAGTCTCGACTTTGACACAAACAGAGTTATCTAGTGTTTGGTCTGATTTTAAGGTCTTCCCACTTAACCTAGCCGATAAAGTGTTACCGCTAGTTTGGGTTGTGGAATAAAATGTCTTTATAATCGCACTCTCACTTCCTGTGTCACTTTCCATGGTGTTGCGTTCAGCCTCTACTTTTCTTCTTTTGTACTTTTTGGAGGTCGCCAGAACAGGACTTTTCTGTGTCCGTGTCATTCTGGAAATATTGACAGATAAATATGTTAATTCATATGCAGATTCATTTATGTATGAAAAACAATAGTTTATACTAAAAAAATCTTTCATCTGCTTTTATAAAAGTTCAGACTAAACTAGACCATgtcacaataataaataataccCCAAGACGCTGCATGTTGCAAGTAATTACAATGTGACAAATTTGACTCTTAGGCAGGGTTTTCAATAAGACTTGTTTATGGTGACCCACTTGTATTTGAGCAATAGTGGCATACATGCTTGGTTGTTTTGCAAGGTCTGTCCCAGTGTTTATTTGTGACGGTTTTGTTTTGAGGTGGTTAAATGGTGATAATTGGCAGTAATTGCTGGTGCTTTCTTTTTAATATCAGCACACTTTCATCATTTATCAGATATGAATTGAATGCGGCCCAGATTTGTGAATTGCACCTCTGTATAGAACATTCCAGAACGTAATAGACCGCCGCCATTTTGTCAGCCatgtgactgtccgccattacactgctgcaaACTTCTACAAGTCTGCAATTCCAAAAGCCCACCAACCAACCAAGAAAAAAGCTTGTTTTCAAATGTCTGGAGAAAATCTTGGTTTGAAGTTATTTGCGAGTGCTAAAGGGCTGTGAATCTACTTGTAGAGTGTACTTAATTAACTCAACTGTGATGTAAAAAGCTTCTATTTTAGGTGTATTTCACTCATTTAATATTTGGAATAAAAATGGAAATTGTTTGCAAATCACTGCCGTTGAAATGATTGTCAGCAATTCGTTCTCTTAATCTTTGGGACATCGTTAGCCATTTGGTTTGTAAAATTGATGCAATCTGATTTAAACACTGATGAActatgttataaaaatatatgaattTTTACCCGATTTAAAGTTTCAATTTATAGAAGTTAGCTTTCAATAAATTTGCTGTCAATCTGAACACAACATACCAATAGTTAGATGTAATGATGTACGTATAAAATGGTACTGTTATCAATAATTTCTACACTAAGTTTATATTCTATTTGCTGGATGCATGTACGGAAGTGAATTGTAACGATACTGTTCGAATATCACTTTTCAATGTTCTCAATTTCTTGGAAACTTACATGTAGCTATAGTTTAAATTTAGCATGGCTTGAACCCACAACTTTATGGTTTTTACCCTTTGTGTATCAGTTTCAGTTTGCAGTTTCTAGTCTAGACGGCAAAATCCTAATTTCAAACAAAGGCGCCTAacattgttcaaataat from Dreissena polymorpha isolate Duluth1 chromosome 1, UMN_Dpol_1.0, whole genome shotgun sequence carries:
- the LOC127864553 gene encoding uncharacterized protein LOC127864553 isoform X2 — translated: MQHKDCPCLQPFRFHCIPKDEDMRMAWIKSINRKDLKFKPSSKSLVCSLHFLDGRPTNQNPIPVVNMGMTRTQKSPVLATSKKYKRRKVEAERNTMESDTGSESAIIKTFYSTTQTSGNTLSARLSGKTLKSDQTLDNSVCVKVETDEWYNTAAGFYSASAKLEQVQGDEIHSDCNKQDGFNLIHEQTGCLRLDQDYTKQAGFTTECVKSEQTECEVMHQDVTRQACVNYVCVNTKTTINSNANTAHDELHSVCGKKKQSLNPNTDRIYITTNSFKSVCGKAKQDINTDTVNENTFRTANDHNSLCGKRIWTYHSATPDILNVQTAHSSGSRSCSLLPNMMTVYSADQHLPIPINSSLHANESACTSNVKTDVSKEADDRLLLQSWYALPSENHIHTIERRVIDDTTSSLNSKSNLSQNITESQSNGMPLSVSFNMEEFAVTPEVNSNLAAESVESSGIFVEIFIERNKRKSEIYQPTYPSPKRVRCQGSSRGIVQPRMPSARDNAVTRTDCIDLKSAKIKLDAEGVRVKKVKRMKEAKTQEKVTTDFSLQERNHASCMNKEPRDNDHFLYCGECNKDFKGDCPAHGPYNYIQDKEVPEGDPLKADHTLPDCLDIKSSKIVGAGLGVFSKVALESRIMFGPYEGDIITVNQKSGYCWQVYKEGKASHFVDAQNKATSNWMRYVNCAMKEADKNIVAFQYKGGIYYCTLKPISSGEELLVWYGDEFARELGLIRDDNLCSYSSKSSGHLKTRTKKHTGERQLKRELCGETFKQSGHLTDHMRIHTEERPFKCEVCGNAFNESGGLKKHTRIHTGERPFKCEVCGEAFKQSGHLTSHIRIHTEERPFKCEVCGEAFKQSGHLKDHMRIHAEERPYKCEVCGYAFKMSRHLTRHVKKHTGER
- the LOC127864553 gene encoding uncharacterized protein LOC127864553 isoform X3, translated to MQHKDCPCLQPFRFHCIPKDEDMRMAWIKSINRKDLKFKPSSKSLVCSLHFLDGRPTNQNPIPVVNMGMTRTQKSPVLATSKKYKRRKVEAERNTMESDTGSESAIIKTFYSTTQTSGNTLSARLSGKTLKSDQTLDNSVCVKVETDEWYNTAAGFYSASAKLEQVQGDEIHSDCNKQDGFNLIHEQTGCLRLDQDYTKQAGFTTECVKSEQTECEVMHQDVTRQACVNYVCVNTKTTINSNANTAHDELHSVCGKKKQSLNPNTDRIYITTNSFKSVCGKAKQDINTDTVNENTFRTANDHNSLCGKRIWTYHSATPDILNVQTAHSSGSRSCSLLPNMMTVYSADQHLPIPINSSLHANESACTSNVKTDVSKEADDRLLLQSWYALPSENHIHTIERRVIDDTTSSLNSKSNLSQNITESQSNGMPLSVSFNMEEFAVTPEVNSNLAAESVESSGIFVEIFIERNKRKSEIYQPTYPSPKRVRCQGSSRGIVQPRMPSARDNAVTRTDCIDLKSAKIKLDAEGVRVKKVKRMKEAKTQEKVTTDFSLQERNHASCMNKEPRDNDHFLYCGECNKDFKGDCPAHGPYNYIQDKEVPEGDPLKADHTLPDCLDIKSSKIVGAGLGVFSKVALESRIMFGPYEGDIITVNQKSGYCWQVYKEGKASHFVDAQNKATSNWMRYVNCAMKEADKNIVAFQYKGGIYYCTLKPISSVLLQERNCWSGTEMNLQEN